In Vespa velutina chromosome 14, iVesVel2.1, whole genome shotgun sequence, the genomic stretch cttcttctttttgaaagaatattatattttattttattctcatatcaataaatatgaaaatattcaaacaacgttttataaaaacgaaacaCAAAATTCATTTCCATTCTCCTgatcgtgtgtgtgtgtgtgtgtgtgtgtgtatgtatgtatgtgtcagtgtgttttttgttcgattatttcaaatacaatttaaaaatatgaattttacaaatatgcaacattttccttttttttttttttgtctttttgctATTACACCATGAttgacataaatataattaatataaatatttatgctaTGTATTTATACTCGTTAGACAgctttaatgaaaaaaaaatataccattgtattatatttgttgCCATTGATAAAACTGTATTCGTACTGATGACAAATAaatgttcgtaaaaaaaatgatacatttCTCAAAATTCAAATGTGCTCGATTTTTTGATCTTATTATAGTAAAGTCGTtcaaagaacaaacaaaaaaaaaaaaaaaaaggaaaaaaaaagaaagaaagaaacaaaaaaataacaccaaaaagaaatttacaattaataacaattaataaaaataactcattacatataattacaatGGTTTAGAAAAAATACGATTGTGTTAtgatcataatattatatatatatatatatattgtattatagtttttttttttatcatataatgcgaactatatattaaaaagtttttcctgtatcatatatatatatatatatatacatatatgtataatagaataaagtcaattaaattaaacaaaccattataaatttttttttacaatgaatTAGTATGTCACAGTgcattcattattttacaattttttctaccttttGTACTTTTGTTCTTCGCataagaaattaatgatcaatttaattttgcGTAAagtgaaatgatttttttttgtctaaattatatccattattcaaataaaatgaattaaaaaaaaaaaaaaaattaaaataattaaaaaaaaaaaaaaatgaaagaaagtacAATAGATCATAACACATTGTCGCATTTtctatattgtaaatattacaattgatAAAGTTTTACGTTTACTCTACATTGtcttattattcaattttttctaatcCAAATCATTGAGAcaaatcattctttttcttgtttttttttttcttttccttcttttttcctttatcagtaagtgaaaaagcaaaagtggaaggtatatagataaacataaaaaaataataagagaagaaggattatttttaaaagtcgaaaataatatttatccattttgttttcttctctattaaagaagataatatatcAAGTTTACCGATAAAAACTACATGATAAAGTTTAACGTCCATAAATTGGCAAACTTTTTCCTTGTAGTTTGACTAGCTGCCAAAATTTAAGCtccaagaaaagaaaataaataataatgataagggaaaaaaaaaaaaaaaaaaaaaaaaaaaaaaaattgtaaatttagcCGGAAAACCTGgacaaatgttttatatatatatatatataaaagaaagaaagaaagaaagaaattgtaaatGCACATGGTCTTATAATAGTGCGTGCCATGATTGTTAAATCTTTCTAATAGATTGTATATTCTTCCTTTTGCaaaaatgatttcttctttttaacgcATACGAATCGTTATAATGTgttctaaattatttattattaaaacgcggaaagaaatattaaagatattatatagaaaggaCATAAACATTGGCAAATAATATCTTTCGCCAAATTGTGCATGTTACCACAGCTATAATTGGCATTTgttaataatgacaatgatgaatgataatgataatgatagtcCGTGTAAAAGATTGAGTTTGTTTAAATGCAAATAGTAACTTATTAACAACACAGCTATAATGTATATTGCCATTCCACTCATGCCTAATAACtagcacatatatatatatatatatatatatatatatgtgtgtgtgtgtatgtatacacatacatacatacatacatacatacatacatacatacatacatacatacatacatacatacatacatatatatatatatatatatatatatatatatatatatgtatatatttattgtaatatttatcgactaagaaaattctaaatatatatatatatatatatatatatatatatgtgtatgtgtgtgtgtgtgtttatgtgtgtgtaactACACTGcgcttatatttaaaaaacatgAGCGATCAATAAAAGTCGTATAAAATTACTTAAGTTGCACGTGTGATTATATGACTATATAAGTAGGATGAGAGAGTTACCGTTACCTacctaactatctatctatatatctatttatctataagtTAATAAATGAGTAGAGAGtgaatagtatatatatatatatatgtatatgtcccTACTTTTACACACAGGAGCGCAACAGCAGCTAGACGATCGAACACTTATGGTTTCTTTTACACActtattctctcattctctcttcctttctctcgttctctttttcgactttctttcttatttcactttctcacgtaatatatttacacgtaagaattgtgaaaatatatatatatatatatatatatatatatataaatatatatatatatatatttacataaaactaTCCCAACGCGATAGAGCGATAAgacatataataatgataataatcataatgatcataataataatataataataataatgataatgataataataataataataataataataataataataataataataataataataataataatcataataataatcataataacaataataataataataataataataataataataataataataataatgatgatgatgatgacaataataagaataatcttAATGTgttaatagtagtaatagtagtaatagtaataatagtaatagtaggtATAGATAATAGAAGTAAAAGAATCGATAGAGTAAATAGAGTCAAACGTGATAGTTTTACCTAATCAGAGTacaatgcattttttttttgtgtcctTTTCATTGCGTATCGCTTATCACTAGTCActagagaaaaagggaggagaGATAGGTAAGTTAAGGGTATAAGTAGCTGATAGGTACGGCTGGAAATACTCGACTCAATACCTAACACAAAACATCTGAAAACGTATCCTATAACAACACAGATAAGAATATGGCATTTTTTTGCAttatgcttcttttttttcctttttcatttcctttccttttgtaCACGCTCTACatacgtttttttctcttttttttcttttttttttttttttacaatcgcacatttatttgtttgttttgtttttttgtatttttgtttttttgtatttttattattttttttttttttcttaagaataATCACTATCATAAATAAGAACTTGTAAAGAGTATACCTGGTACCGTGAATCGCGAAATGTCCTTGGTTAAAAATTCGTCGGCTTCGATACAGAGGATGTCTAGAAAAATCACTGAAAACTTGAATGGAGAATAGTTGCAGCAATCGTCATTTAATCGATCCTTATGCTGGCTCGTAGAAGCAGGATCATTGTAATAATGGCAATGATGGTAATAATGACGTCTCCGATATTCGCTATGGTATAATTGATGATTAAGATGAAATATAGTAGGATGGTCCATGGCAGGGGATCACTTGTCAGAATTCGAACAATCCCCTGGCTGTTTCATTATCGTATAATCTAATCGATATTGGGCTAAAACATAACAAATTTACATCtatataatactttacaattaccacacacacacacacacacacacgcacacacacacacattaaaaaatcttaattacaattacctgtaataataataaattatgtagAACTGATAGAAATACAATCATACCTTTCTTTGTAAGGTCCTCCATAGTCTGATCTTTACAATCTATCGCCATATGATTACTGCTACCACAATTATAGCAGGATACTTTAGTTGGTTGAACAGCAGCTGGTGCGTATGTGACAACGGGCGTCGGTGGCATATACGGTGCAGGTGTTCCCGCAGCATTGGGTGGAGGTGGTGGGGTTCCACCTGAAGCTGGATGTCCAGGATACTGATACATCAATTCGCTATTTGGCTGGTATGTGCTTGGGTAAGCTGGCCTTGCATAAGGACCATGCGAGTAGTTAGAGTAGATACCACTACTTGGCCTCAAGGCAGAGAAGTGTCCATGGGGTAGATACGTGACTTGTGAATGCGGAGGTGGTGTTGGAAATGAAACGCAATGAGGTAAACTTGGCGGTCCACCACCATTCACCATTTGATTTTTATGACGCATTTGATGTCCCTGATTCTTCCTACTGCGTTGTCTTTCCGGCGGTTGCatctgttgctgttgttgttgttgttgttgttgctgctgttgttgctgctgctgctgttgttgttgttgttgttgttgttgttgttgttgttgttgctgctgctgttgttgagGTGTCGGATGAGATGTAGCACCTGTAGAATGCATAGGAACAGAACCGAGATGATCTGTAACTGGTGCCGTATTACTATCATTTCCTCCGACCCATGGAGCTGCTGGAGGTGTTTCAGGTGGTGATCTACTACCGGAACTATCGGAGCTACTGCTCTGTGAACAATGCCGACTGCTTTCATGGTCCAATCTCAAAGCTTGCAGCTGGGCTAAACAATAAACGTGTTGGGCGTTgcatctaaaaaaagaaaaaaaaaaaaaaaagaatgaaaataaaaataaaataaaaataaaaaagaaaagaaaaacaatgaaaagatGTGTTCCTtgtcttttaaatattaaagcaTATGTATTACTATTGTTTCCTGATATTACCTTGAATATCGATTTTGCACACCAGCAACAGGTACAGTGAGACAGGCATAACACGGTGCATTTTGAGCTGTGTATACTGGAGCAGGGGCAGGATACATTTGAATTTGCGTAGGATCCAATGGCGGCATAGTGGGATAACGTCTTAAATTATGAGTAGCAgcatgattatgatgatgatgcatCGCTGGATGTTGTTCCTGCATCAACATGGATTTGGGACCTTGATTTCCGCcatcatttaaaatatcaacaCCTGGCATACCCTATGaacaaaataacattttatttattagaattttattagagattattatattataccgcatgtatattctattaatttttttacacaaACCTCATTGTCCATAGAATCACCCATCGTATTTCCTGAATTATTAGTATTGTCTAGCTTCTTATCTGCAGTAATTTGATTCAATCCATTAGTGGTTTGACTTTTAATTATACTTCTTAATTGTCCTACAGCATTTGGAGTTAATCCAATTTCCCTTAAATCTTCGTCACTCATTCTCcgcatctatatatatatcagtcaataaataataaagataaatatcggttatagaaattatgaaataattataaaataatatttgagcTCACCTGATCAAGAGAAATATCTTGTAGGTTTCCTTTGAAGTTCGGCATTTCTTTGCCCAATGCCTCCCTTAAAGAATCTCCAGAGGTTGAAGATCTTAAtcgtggtggaggtggtggtggttgctTTGATTGTGTCGCTGGGATTAATGTGCAAGGATTGTTGTCTATGCTGTTATGTCTAGAGAAGGTTGTAGTGCTGGTAATAGGTAAAGGAAGAGATCTCGATGGAAGTAAGGGTGATTGTGCTGGAAGACTTCTGCTAGTGCCAAGTGCAGGAAATAGAGGGAAGGAACTGGCATTGGAACTAGATATACTCATCTGACTGTTACAGGCACTCGTTGATGTTAACGTATTCGAAGTTGACTGAGTGACTTGTGAAGATGTACGAGGCATTGCATTATTTCTTCGACCCATTGGAGAATTACTACGACTAGGAGATCGAGATTGGGATGGCGAGGATTGGCGACTGACTAAAGGGGAAGGTGGATAAGCCAACATGTCACTGGTATGATACATCAGTTGATTTCCCATCACAACCTGACCTGTCCATGGTGGTAAATGATTAACCGATGGAAAGCCAAGATGAAGATATTGCGTAGCGCCTCCAGAACCCATTGACATTTGTTCTGGTGTAGGCAAACATAAGCCAGGTGGAGGCATAGAAATACCAGGTGGTACTCCACTCATCATTGGATTATTTCTCATTGATATATCTCCTGcaaatgaatataatgaaagattaatatatttatatcttatataatattatttaatttcaaaataataacgtgtttctcttttttcttttaaactaaCATACCATGATAAGTTTGCATTTGAGGTGGCGGCATCAAACAACTACTTTGCATTTCAGGATCCACTAATCTATCATTTGTGTTAATGCATGGTGTACAGCcctgtaaataaattaatctatgCAATAATACGCAATACATATACTACAAGCAATTCTTtactatgatttttataataagtgttaatttaataataatttataaatatgaatgaataGCCACCTGTTTAATTCTATCCTATAGATTTGCTCGTATGATCGTAAAGTAGTATCAAAATGTTTAAcaactatataaaataaatagtctATCATAAagcataatataaataatattgcaaaCAAGTGATTATTCATTAGCAGTTataacttgaaaaaaaaaaagaaaaagaaaaaaaaaaaaaagaactaatacGCAATAAGAAAGACATAGACATTGGATATTACTTGTACAGGTTTGGCAGAAGTGATAGACTTTGAAAGATTAAACCGTGTCTCTTCCTCTTGAAGTTTAATGTAAATGTTACCAAAGACACTCTTCTGTTCATATGTAAAGGCTGGATGATTTAACGccattgtatataataagagTAATTCTTCCAGAGGTTGATCATCTGGTGTAAAAGTGGTCCCATTGAGAAGATTGGAGATCTCTTGATAATCAAAGTTTGACAAGTTCTTGTATAAGATCACTGCGCATGCATAATTGCAAGAATGTAACAGTGCCATATAGAGAGCAAGTTTTCTTCTTGTGCGCTTGTCTGTGACACCAAGGTTTGTCAGCTCTGAGAGATCTGAGACGTTGTTTGCATGATGCTCTGTATCGCGTAGATCATTGTAATCTCGCTTTCCAATATCCTCGACACACGTGCCAAGGTATCGTACTTCAAATGGCAAGCACATATTTAGCAACGTGCACATGACATCTATACGTTTATAACTGCACAGACATAAACATATGTGTTAAATTGACATATTATTAAGAGCATTAATGATCttattgacaataataaaacttaacatgtaatatatatatatatatgtctatataaatttgcatacatatatataaataacataattattattgctaaAGTCATCGAGTATTACATACAATAATAAACGTATCTATAATTAGCAAAGtatattttaagatttaatcaattaattattttacatgatCAAAGTAAATTCGTTAT encodes the following:
- the LOC124954226 gene encoding alpha-protein kinase 1 — encoded protein: MVCKENVVSWFGNLSSYKRIDVMCTLLNMCLPFEVRYLGTCVEDIGKRDYNDLRDTEHHANNVSDLSELTNLGVTDKRTRRKLALYMALLHSCNYACAVILYKNLSNFDYQEISNLLNGTTFTPDDQPLEELLLLYTMALNHPAFTYEQKSVFGNIYIKLQEEETRFNLSKSITSAKPVQGCTPCINTNDRLVDPEMQSSCLMPPPQMQTYHGDISMRNNPMMSGVPPGISMPPPGLCLPTPEQMSMGSGGATQYLHLGFPSVNHLPPWTGQVVMGNQLMYHTSDMLAYPPSPLVSRQSSPSQSRSPSRSNSPMGRRNNAMPRTSSQVTQSTSNTLTSTSACNSQMSISSSNASSFPLFPALGTSRSLPAQSPLLPSRSLPLPITSTTTFSRHNSIDNNPCTLIPATQSKQPPPPPPRLRSSTSGDSLREALGKEMPNFKGNLQDISLDQMRRMSDEDLREIGLTPNAVGQLRSIIKSQTTNGLNQITADKKLDNTNNSGNTMGDSMDNEGMPGVDILNDGGNQGPKSMLMQEQHPAMHHHHNHAATHNLRRYPTMPPLDPTQIQMYPAPAPVYTAQNAPCYACLTVPVAGVQNRYSRCNAQHVYCLAQLQALRLDHESSRHCSQSSSSDSSGSRSPPETPPAAPWVGGNDSNTAPVTDHLGSVPMHSTGATSHPTPQQQQQQQQQQQQQQQQQQQQQQQQQQQQQQQQQQQQMQPPERQRSRKNQGHQMRHKNQMVNGGGPPSLPHCVSFPTPPPHSQVTYLPHGHFSALRPSSGIYSNYSHGPYARPAYPSTYQPNSELMYQYPGHPASGGTPPPPPNAAGTPAPYMPPTPVVTYAPAAVQPTKVSCYNCGSSNHMAIDCKDQTMEDLTKKAQYRLDYTIMKQPGDCSNSDK